The Verrucomicrobiia bacterium DNA segment AGCGCGTGAGCATCTCGTCATCCACGCGCACTTCGAGCTCGATCATCCGTGAAGCAGCACCGCGGCTGATGACGAAGTCGTTCAACGCGCATTGCACGAACTCCTTGCCCTCGATCTCGCCATGCGCTTCCACCAGCCAGCGCGGATCGAGATCGAATTCACCCGCCCACACCATGGTGAACGCTTCCTTCACATTCTTCGAGGAAACGGCGGTGAGGAATCCGAGGCTGCCGACATTGATGCCCAGCACCGGCGTCTGCACGCCATGCATGTCGCGCGCGATACTCAACATGGTACCATCACCACCGAACACGACGACGAGATCCACCTGCCGGGCCAAGGCGGCCACGGTCAAACAGGATTCGCCTTTCCCGCCGATGAATTTTTGTGTGGCCGCTTCCATCAGCACCGTGCGGCCGCTTGCTTCGATGGCGCGCACGGCTTCACGCACCACCTGTCGGCAAGCGGTCTTGGCCGTGTTGGCGATCAGCCCGACGCGGGAGATTTTTTCAGCGCGTTTTTTCAATCAGCACCAGAAATTCTTTGTTGCCCGCAGGCCCGAGCAGGGGGGATTCCGTCAGCCCGAGCCATTCCAGATTCTTCCGTTGTTTGATGAACTCGGCGAAATCTTTGATCACGCGATCATGGATGAGCGGATCGGTGATGACACCTTCGCCCGCATCCACATCTTCCTTGCCCGCCTCGAACTGAGGCTTGATGAGCGCCACGAACCGTCCGCCCACCCGGAGGAAATCGCAGGCTGTCGGAATGATCTTACGCAACGAGATGAACGAGCAATCGATCGTGATGATGTCCACCGGCGCGAAACCTTCGCCGAAATGTTGCGGCGTGAGATTGCGCGCATTCGTCTTTTCCATCACCACCACGCGCGGGTCTTGCCGGAGCTTCCAGGCAAGCTGTCCATTGCCCACATCCACGGCGTAAACTTTCGTGGCCCCATATTGCAGCAGGCAATCAGTGAAGCCGCCAGTTGAAGCCCCCAGATCGATCGCCATGGTCGCTTGCGTCTTTACTTGGAAATACTTGAGCGCGTGCTCGAGTTTGTGACCACCCCGGCTCACGAACTTCTCGGGGACATCCAGTGTGACTTCATCCTCCGGGCGAACATCGTCGCTGGCCTTGTGGGCACGCTGCTGGTTCACGCGGACAGTGCCGGCGAGGATGGCCCGTTTGGCCTTCTCCCGGCTGTCGCACAAACCCCGTTCCACCAA contains these protein-coding regions:
- a CDS encoding NAD(+)/NADH kinase; its protein translation is MKKRAEKISRVGLIANTAKTACRQVVREAVRAIEASGRTVLMEAATQKFIGGKGESCLTVAALARQVDLVVVFGGDGTMLSIARDMHGVQTPVLGINVGSLGFLTAVSSKNVKEAFTMVWAGEFDLDPRWLVEAHGEIEGKEFVQCALNDFVISRGAASRMIELEVRVDDEMLTRYRCDGLILSSSTGSTAYSLSAGGAIVSPAAEVFTITPICPHTLSNRSVILSLRSIISVRVLNEKPETLIAADGQVEMPLKAGDLIVFRRSRHRFNLVRLKGSSFFKTLRQKLSWSGSNV
- a CDS encoding TlyA family RNA methyltransferase, translating into MTRLDQALVERGLCDSREKAKRAILAGTVRVNQQRAHKASDDVRPEDEVTLDVPEKFVSRGGHKLEHALKYFQVKTQATMAIDLGASTGGFTDCLLQYGATKVYAVDVGNGQLAWKLRQDPRVVVMEKTNARNLTPQHFGEGFAPVDIITIDCSFISLRKIIPTACDFLRVGGRFVALIKPQFEAGKEDVDAGEGVITDPLIHDRVIKDFAEFIKQRKNLEWLGLTESPLLGPAGNKEFLVLIEKTR